In Nostoc sp. GT001, a genomic segment contains:
- a CDS encoding slipin family protein codes for MWQTFYIKPNEMGILYHRSDFKKILQPGTHTYLGRHWQVKIYDLNQPLAQIENLELLLRNHEAELQQHLLIIRTAFNQVALVRYGQNWVSVAPNKLIAFWRGFIEVESHIFNLEESLELPSSFVQQLRSVALNGLKKFQISEYEIGLLYLQNNFVRPLEPGDYAFWSVDRDVTVRTLSRIIPNPDFPLEDVLIEKHPDFIAAYCQTVQLQTSQVAIVRYRGKVISILPPTSRKLFWQGVAVEILDISADAQLQPALVAELVEGSAEAKLLSRNCLHICQVPAQHVGLVYINQEFQGLRSPGTHAWWLFGRSFQTEAIDLRLQNMEVSGQDILSKDKVPLRLNLTAGFRILDPLRAKNGLSDISGYLYKELQFALRGAVGERNLDALLEDKGAIDRSISEYIRQKAADYGIEVDSVGVKDIILPGEIKAILSKVVEAEKTAQANVVRRREETAATRSMLNTAKVMEDNPVALRLKELEVLERIAEKIDRIQVNGSLDSILTDLIRMNPQ; via the coding sequence ATGTGGCAAACATTTTATATCAAACCTAACGAAATGGGCATCTTATATCACCGCAGTGACTTTAAGAAAATTTTGCAACCTGGTACGCACACATATTTAGGTCGGCATTGGCAAGTAAAAATTTATGATCTCAATCAGCCACTAGCTCAGATTGAAAATTTAGAACTGTTGTTGCGAAATCACGAAGCCGAACTACAACAACATTTATTGATTATCAGAACTGCATTCAACCAAGTTGCGTTAGTCCGCTACGGTCAGAATTGGGTAAGCGTTGCACCAAATAAATTGATTGCTTTTTGGCGTGGTTTTATTGAGGTAGAGTCTCATATATTCAATTTAGAAGAAAGCTTAGAATTACCTAGTTCCTTTGTACAGCAATTGCGCTCAGTTGCGTTGAATGGACTGAAAAAGTTCCAAATCTCCGAGTATGAGATTGGTTTACTATATCTGCAAAACAATTTTGTGCGACCTCTAGAACCAGGAGATTATGCTTTTTGGTCAGTAGATAGAGATGTTACAGTCCGAACTCTCAGCCGAATTATCCCTAACCCAGATTTTCCCCTGGAAGATGTACTCATTGAAAAACATCCCGATTTTATTGCTGCCTACTGTCAAACCGTGCAATTACAGACTTCGCAAGTTGCAATTGTGCGGTATCGAGGGAAAGTAATTTCTATTTTGCCACCTACCAGCCGCAAACTATTTTGGCAAGGTGTTGCAGTGGAAATTCTCGACATCAGCGCTGATGCTCAGTTACAGCCTGCCTTAGTGGCTGAGTTGGTTGAGGGTTCAGCAGAAGCGAAATTGCTCAGTCGCAACTGTTTGCATATTTGCCAAGTTCCCGCGCAGCACGTGGGACTAGTATACATTAATCAAGAGTTTCAAGGATTGCGATCGCCAGGGACACACGCTTGGTGGTTATTTGGTCGTTCCTTTCAAACCGAAGCTATCGACCTGCGACTACAAAATATGGAAGTATCCGGTCAAGACATCCTCTCTAAAGATAAAGTACCTCTGCGGTTGAATTTGACGGCTGGCTTCCGCATACTCGACCCATTGAGAGCAAAAAACGGGTTATCAGATATTTCTGGTTATTTGTACAAAGAATTACAATTTGCTTTGCGTGGTGCAGTTGGTGAACGCAACTTAGATGCTTTATTAGAAGATAAAGGTGCAATTGATAGAAGCATCTCTGAATACATTCGCCAAAAAGCCGCAGACTATGGAATTGAAGTAGATTCTGTAGGTGTAAAAGATATTATTTTACCTGGTGAGATTAAGGCTATCTTGAGCAAAGTAGTCGAGGCAGAAAAAACCGCTCAAGCAAACGTAGTCAGACGTAGAGAAGAAACTGCTGCTACCCGCAGTATGTTAAACACTGCCAAAGTCATGGAGGATAACCCCGTCGCATTGCGTCTGAAGGAACTCGAAGTATTAGAGCGGATTGCAGAGAAGATCGATCGCATTCAAGTTAATGGCAGCTTAGATAGTATTTTAACAGACTTGATTCGGATGAATCCGCAATGA
- a CDS encoding TraX family protein translates to MIKVSAFNIKILAVVFMVMDHVCYLLMPEFLILHFFGRLSFPLFAWLLAKGEKHTKNVYRYGSRLLITAIISQPIYSFIFQRLSFNILYTLVLGLVMLRLVKRYPQLWQQSIIIGLCAVVAENLDFSYGAYGIGVIFLMSLTDKIKPKIWLLYWCIFHFFTLVILSMINISQGWAVFAGLIVFQFNGKQGSRTRWFYVFYPAHLIILGIINYLIYSR, encoded by the coding sequence GTGATTAAAGTTTCAGCTTTTAACATTAAAATCTTAGCAGTAGTATTCATGGTTATGGATCATGTGTGCTATTTGCTAATGCCAGAGTTTCTAATCTTGCACTTTTTTGGGCGATTGAGCTTTCCCCTTTTTGCATGGCTCTTGGCAAAAGGCGAAAAACACACCAAAAATGTGTACCGCTATGGAAGCAGGCTATTAATTACAGCAATTATATCTCAGCCAATCTATAGTTTTATTTTCCAGAGGTTATCATTTAATATTCTTTACACGCTTGTTCTTGGACTTGTGATGTTGCGCTTAGTAAAGCGTTATCCGCAATTATGGCAGCAATCAATAATTATTGGATTGTGTGCAGTAGTTGCCGAGAACTTGGACTTTTCCTATGGAGCTTATGGGATTGGAGTAATTTTCTTGATGTCCCTTACAGACAAAATAAAGCCCAAAATATGGTTGCTCTACTGGTGCATCTTTCACTTTTTTACTTTAGTAATCCTATCTATGATTAATATATCTCAAGGTTGGGCAGTTTTTGCAGGACTCATTGTTTTTCAATTCAATGGTAAACAAGGTTCACGAACTAGATGGTTCTATGTGTTTTACCCGGCTCATTTAATAATCTTAGGAATAATCAATTATTTAATATATTCCAGGTAG
- a CDS encoding four helix bundle protein encodes MEKEPIKSHEDLEVYKMAFDVAMKIFELSKKFPVEERYSLTDQIRRSSRSVCANLAEAWRKRRYEAAFVAKLNDSEAEAAETQTWLKFAVKCSYLDVDTGRELYAVYNRVLGILVTIINNPSPWLIKR; translated from the coding sequence ATGGAAAAAGAACCAATCAAAAGTCATGAAGACCTAGAAGTATACAAAATGGCATTTGATGTGGCCATGAAAATCTTTGAATTATCTAAGAAGTTTCCTGTTGAAGAACGTTATTCTTTAACTGATCAGATTCGTAGATCATCCCGTTCTGTATGTGCTAATTTAGCTGAAGCTTGGAGAAAACGCCGTTATGAAGCAGCTTTTGTAGCTAAGTTGAATGACAGTGAAGCTGAGGCAGCAGAAACTCAAACTTGGCTTAAATTTGCTGTGAAATGTAGTTATTTAGACGTTGATACAGGCAGAGAACTTTATGCAGTTTACAATCGAGTTTTAGGCATTCTAGTAACTATAATCAACAATCCATCTCCTTGGCTTATAAAACGCTAA
- a CDS encoding orange carotenoid protein N-terminal domain-containing protein, with translation MTYSIESARNIFSSTQVADAVPATTAMFAKLNIEDQLAFLWYAYAELGRTITPAAPGKANLQLMEGIFNDIKQMSHEEQTQLMRDLASNADTPISRSYAYFGVNAKLGFWWQLGEWMKEGIVAPMPVGYQMSTEVKAVLEAVQRIDQSQQITVLRNTVVNMGFDPSVADNKQAQINFNFPRASVTPQFTIEGVTEPTVLKYIEAMNADNFEAAVALFANNGALQPPFQKPIVGREAITSYLRDEGQGLVMKPTKGISETIEDGYTQHKITGTVETPWFGGNVGMNIAWRFLLDPQGQIYFVAIDLLASPKELLNLTRK, from the coding sequence ATGACTTATAGTATCGAGTCCGCACGCAATATTTTCTCTAGCACTCAAGTGGCAGATGCAGTTCCAGCCACTACAGCAATGTTTGCGAAACTCAACATTGAGGATCAACTAGCATTTCTCTGGTATGCCTACGCTGAACTAGGTCGTACAATTACTCCAGCTGCTCCCGGAAAAGCAAATCTCCAATTAATGGAAGGTATATTCAACGACATTAAGCAGATGTCTCATGAAGAACAAACGCAGTTAATGAGAGATTTAGCGAGTAATGCTGACACTCCTATCAGCCGTTCTTATGCATATTTTGGTGTTAACGCCAAGTTAGGGTTCTGGTGGCAGTTAGGAGAGTGGATGAAAGAGGGTATTGTTGCTCCTATGCCAGTTGGCTATCAAATGTCAACTGAAGTTAAAGCAGTGCTAGAAGCTGTTCAGAGAATCGATCAGAGTCAGCAAATTACTGTACTACGCAATACTGTAGTAAATATGGGCTTCGATCCGTCTGTGGCTGATAACAAACAAGCACAAATAAACTTTAATTTCCCACGTGCATCTGTAACTCCCCAATTTACGATCGAGGGAGTTACAGAACCGACAGTGCTGAAATACATTGAAGCGATGAATGCAGATAACTTTGAAGCTGCTGTTGCTTTATTTGCTAACAACGGTGCGCTGCAACCACCCTTCCAAAAACCAATTGTTGGTCGAGAAGCAATCACTTCTTATCTACGAGATGAGGGACAAGGCTTAGTGATGAAGCCAACCAAAGGCATTTCGGAAACCATCGAAGATGGTTATACACAGCATAAAATTACTGGTACGGTAGAAACTCCTTGGTTTGGGGGTAATGTTGGGATGAACATTGCTTGGCGATTTTTACTCGATCCTCAAGGTCAAATTTACTTCGTGGCTATTGATTTACTTGCTTCTCCCAAAGAACTGCTTAACCTAACTCGCAAGTAA
- a CDS encoding glycoside hydrolase family 75 protein, whose protein sequence is MQRFQVTSDSLNIRSAPIVDDANQLASLPKGCIVSKIQNSDNDKWWKVATIIEGKTLEGFVAQKFLSPVTKFSIKTVLKIGEIPILQANGESAFFYEAGMSINADGAPNAYHPADRGIDFLANAGNPGNWWALAVDKNGNPFIQGSTDPYPGYYISTTALFDSGFVKQDPRRYVDSAKIPYIVLPGNGDFRKATGVKLGDLAVVYNTNNEKLAFAIYADVGPTNQIGEGSIALSHALGNDPLVRSRVRQGIPKNIVYIVFPSSGNGKARTISEIEAETKRFFEIWGGVERIKSLDNTV, encoded by the coding sequence ATGCAACGATTTCAAGTAACATCAGATAGTTTGAATATACGTTCAGCACCGATTGTTGATGACGCTAATCAATTAGCATCTCTTCCAAAAGGATGTATTGTATCTAAAATTCAAAATTCGGATAATGACAAGTGGTGGAAGGTGGCAACTATTATTGAAGGAAAAACTTTAGAAGGTTTTGTTGCTCAAAAATTCCTAAGTCCAGTCACAAAGTTTTCTATTAAGACTGTGCTTAAAATTGGTGAAATTCCCATTCTCCAGGCAAATGGAGAATCTGCATTTTTCTATGAAGCAGGAATGAGCATTAATGCTGATGGTGCGCCTAATGCTTATCACCCCGCAGATAGAGGGATTGATTTTTTGGCAAATGCTGGTAATCCAGGTAACTGGTGGGCACTAGCTGTAGATAAAAACGGCAATCCATTTATTCAAGGCAGTACCGATCCATATCCTGGATACTATATTTCTACAACTGCATTATTCGACTCTGGATTTGTTAAACAAGATCCACGTCGCTATGTTGATTCAGCCAAGATTCCGTATATTGTTCTTCCAGGAAATGGTGATTTTAGAAAGGCTACAGGCGTTAAATTAGGAGATTTAGCAGTTGTTTACAACACTAATAATGAAAAACTCGCCTTTGCAATTTATGCTGATGTTGGGCCTACAAACCAGATTGGAGAGGGTTCAATAGCTTTGTCTCATGCTCTGGGAAATGATCCATTAGTACGCTCAAGAGTCAGACAAGGAATTCCCAAGAATATCGTTTATATTGTTTTTCCAAGCTCTGGGAATGGAAAAGCAAGAACAATTTCAGAAATAGAAGCTGAAACTAAACGGTTCTTTGAAATATGGGGTGGTGTAGAACGGATAAAGTCTCTAGACAATACAGTTTAG